One window of the Cryptomeria japonica chromosome 7, Sugi_1.0, whole genome shotgun sequence genome contains the following:
- the LOC131033075 gene encoding protein NRT1/ PTR FAMILY 5.2 isoform X2 — protein MESLLISRYEIFERMAFYGISSNLVNYLTSKLHEGTVTSARNVNNWSGAIWITPILGAYIADTHWGRYWTFTVFSFIYILGMVVLTLAVSLPSLRPPECAKNASLCEEASTLQVGVFYFGLYVLALGTGGTKPNISTIGADQFDEFEAKEKAQKVSFFNWWMFSVFFGSLFAQTFLIYIQEYVGFAVGYAVPTLGLIISVGIFLLGTPFYRHKLQKGNPFGRIAQVIVAAVRKWRVKVPADAGELYEWESKAYVAKGRFPISNTPFLRFLDKAATKNGSSTSSPWRLCTVTQVEETKLMIKLLPIWVAMFIPGTILAQVNTLFIKQGNTLKRNMGPHFEIPSGCLTAFVTMSMLVSIVIYDRVLVQLFRKFTGKPRGITILQRIGIGLVIEIILMVFAAITEKQRIGAVKAHGLEGNPKAVAPLTVFILLPQFILMGIRDAFLEVGKLEFFYDQSPESMQSIGTALFASAIGIGSFISSSLLTTVTDITGKNGHTSWVLDNLNASRLYYYYALLAVLSFLNTLFFLVVSWLYVYKRETSEAFGSSHEMNATQNVKQQQSYTNVDNINGMPMDLKVHGFQLK, from the exons atggaaagcctgcTCATTTCTC GCTATGAAATATTTGAAAGGATGGCCTTTTATGGAATTTCCTCCAATTTAGTGAATTACTTAACCAGTAAGTTGCATGAGGGCACAGTGACTTCTGCAAGGAATGTAAACAATTGGAGTGGTGCCATTTGGATTACCCCTATACTTGGTGCATACATTGCAGACACCCACTGGGGACGCTACTGGACTTTTACAGTATTTTCCTTCATTTATATACTG GGAATGGTTGTTTTGACTTTGGCTGTCTCATTGCCATCTCTGAGACCACCAGAATGTGCTAAAAATGCAAGCTTGTGTGAAGAGGCCTCCACACTTCAGGTAGGAGTTTTTTATTTTGGACTGTATGTGCTTGCTTTGGGCACAGGCGGTACAAAACCCAATATTTCCACCATTGGGGCAGATCAATTTGATGAGTTTGAGGCCAAAGAGAAGGCTCAAAAGGTTTCTTTCTTCAATTGGTGGATGTTCAGTGTGTTTTTTGGATCACTGTTTGCACAAACTTTTCTGATTTACATCCAGGAATATGTTGGATTCGCTGTGGGATATGCAGTTCCTACTCTTGGTTTGATCATATCAGTGGGTATATTTTTATTGGGAACTCCATTTTACAGACATAAGCTTCAGAAAGGGAATCCGTTTGGTCGAATTGCTCAGGTAATTGTTGCAGCAGTTCGTAAATGGAGAGTGAAGGTACCTGCTGATGCAGGGGAGCTTTATGAATGGGAGTCTAAAGCGTATGTTGCCAAAGGAAGATTCCCCATTTCTAACACTCCATTCTTGAG ATTCCTGGACAAAGCAGCAACAAAGAATGGTTCTTCTACATCAAGTCCATGGAGGCTATGCACTGTGACTCAAGTAGAAGAAACCAAGCTCATGATAAAACTACTCCCAATATGGGTTGCCATGTTCATACCTGGCACCATACTAGCCCAAGTAAACACACTGTTCATAAAGCAGGGAAATACACTCAAGAGGAACATGGGTCCTCACTTTGAAATCCCCTCTGGCTGCCTCACAGCATTTGTCACCATGTCAATGCTGGTGTCTATTGTAATCTATGACAGAGTCCTTGTCCAGCTCTTCAGAAAATTTACAGGAAAACCCAGAGGCATAACTATCTTGCAAAGAATTGGAATTGGTCTAGTTATTGAAATAATACTTATGGTGTTTGCAGCAATAACAGAAAAACAAAGAATTGGGGCTGTGAAAGCACATGGGCTTGAAGGCAACCCAAAAGCAGTAGCACCCCTCACAGTCTTCATTTTACTTCCTCAATTTATACTTATGGGAATAAGAGATGCCTTCCTTGAAGTAGGTAAGTTGGAATTTTTCTATGATCAATCCCCTGAGAGTATGCAGAGCATTGGAACTGCACTATTTGCCAGCGCAATAGGCATTGGGAGTTTTATCAGTAGTTCTCTTCTGACTACGGTGACTGATATAACTGGCAAAAATGGCCACACAAGCTGGGTTTTAGACAATCTAAATGCATCTCGGCTTTACTATTATTATGCACTGTTGGCTGTTCTCAGTTTCTTGAACACGCTTTTCTTTCTGGTAGTTTCATGGCTGTATGTTTATAAGAGAGAAACCAGTGAAGCTTTTGGCAGTAGCCATGAGATGAATGCCACTCAAAATGTAAAGCAGCAGCAGAGTTATACAAATGTGGACAATATCAACGGTATGCCCATGGATTTGAAGGTCCATGGATTCCAACTGAAGTAA
- the LOC131033075 gene encoding protein NRT1/ PTR FAMILY 5.2 isoform X1 yields the protein MESQEGSTMDGSVDLKGRPVLRSKTGRWKACSFLVGYEIFERMAFYGISSNLVNYLTSKLHEGTVTSARNVNNWSGAIWITPILGAYIADTHWGRYWTFTVFSFIYILGMVVLTLAVSLPSLRPPECAKNASLCEEASTLQVGVFYFGLYVLALGTGGTKPNISTIGADQFDEFEAKEKAQKVSFFNWWMFSVFFGSLFAQTFLIYIQEYVGFAVGYAVPTLGLIISVGIFLLGTPFYRHKLQKGNPFGRIAQVIVAAVRKWRVKVPADAGELYEWESKAYVAKGRFPISNTPFLRFLDKAATKNGSSTSSPWRLCTVTQVEETKLMIKLLPIWVAMFIPGTILAQVNTLFIKQGNTLKRNMGPHFEIPSGCLTAFVTMSMLVSIVIYDRVLVQLFRKFTGKPRGITILQRIGIGLVIEIILMVFAAITEKQRIGAVKAHGLEGNPKAVAPLTVFILLPQFILMGIRDAFLEVGKLEFFYDQSPESMQSIGTALFASAIGIGSFISSSLLTTVTDITGKNGHTSWVLDNLNASRLYYYYALLAVLSFLNTLFFLVVSWLYVYKRETSEAFGSSHEMNATQNVKQQQSYTNVDNINGMPMDLKVHGFQLK from the exons ATGGAATCCCAGGAGGGATCCACAATGGATGGTTCTGTTGATTTGAAGGGCAGACCTGTTCTCAGGTCCAAaactggaagatggaaagcctgcTCATTTCTCGTAG GCTATGAAATATTTGAAAGGATGGCCTTTTATGGAATTTCCTCCAATTTAGTGAATTACTTAACCAGTAAGTTGCATGAGGGCACAGTGACTTCTGCAAGGAATGTAAACAATTGGAGTGGTGCCATTTGGATTACCCCTATACTTGGTGCATACATTGCAGACACCCACTGGGGACGCTACTGGACTTTTACAGTATTTTCCTTCATTTATATACTG GGAATGGTTGTTTTGACTTTGGCTGTCTCATTGCCATCTCTGAGACCACCAGAATGTGCTAAAAATGCAAGCTTGTGTGAAGAGGCCTCCACACTTCAGGTAGGAGTTTTTTATTTTGGACTGTATGTGCTTGCTTTGGGCACAGGCGGTACAAAACCCAATATTTCCACCATTGGGGCAGATCAATTTGATGAGTTTGAGGCCAAAGAGAAGGCTCAAAAGGTTTCTTTCTTCAATTGGTGGATGTTCAGTGTGTTTTTTGGATCACTGTTTGCACAAACTTTTCTGATTTACATCCAGGAATATGTTGGATTCGCTGTGGGATATGCAGTTCCTACTCTTGGTTTGATCATATCAGTGGGTATATTTTTATTGGGAACTCCATTTTACAGACATAAGCTTCAGAAAGGGAATCCGTTTGGTCGAATTGCTCAGGTAATTGTTGCAGCAGTTCGTAAATGGAGAGTGAAGGTACCTGCTGATGCAGGGGAGCTTTATGAATGGGAGTCTAAAGCGTATGTTGCCAAAGGAAGATTCCCCATTTCTAACACTCCATTCTTGAG ATTCCTGGACAAAGCAGCAACAAAGAATGGTTCTTCTACATCAAGTCCATGGAGGCTATGCACTGTGACTCAAGTAGAAGAAACCAAGCTCATGATAAAACTACTCCCAATATGGGTTGCCATGTTCATACCTGGCACCATACTAGCCCAAGTAAACACACTGTTCATAAAGCAGGGAAATACACTCAAGAGGAACATGGGTCCTCACTTTGAAATCCCCTCTGGCTGCCTCACAGCATTTGTCACCATGTCAATGCTGGTGTCTATTGTAATCTATGACAGAGTCCTTGTCCAGCTCTTCAGAAAATTTACAGGAAAACCCAGAGGCATAACTATCTTGCAAAGAATTGGAATTGGTCTAGTTATTGAAATAATACTTATGGTGTTTGCAGCAATAACAGAAAAACAAAGAATTGGGGCTGTGAAAGCACATGGGCTTGAAGGCAACCCAAAAGCAGTAGCACCCCTCACAGTCTTCATTTTACTTCCTCAATTTATACTTATGGGAATAAGAGATGCCTTCCTTGAAGTAGGTAAGTTGGAATTTTTCTATGATCAATCCCCTGAGAGTATGCAGAGCATTGGAACTGCACTATTTGCCAGCGCAATAGGCATTGGGAGTTTTATCAGTAGTTCTCTTCTGACTACGGTGACTGATATAACTGGCAAAAATGGCCACACAAGCTGGGTTTTAGACAATCTAAATGCATCTCGGCTTTACTATTATTATGCACTGTTGGCTGTTCTCAGTTTCTTGAACACGCTTTTCTTTCTGGTAGTTTCATGGCTGTATGTTTATAAGAGAGAAACCAGTGAAGCTTTTGGCAGTAGCCATGAGATGAATGCCACTCAAAATGTAAAGCAGCAGCAGAGTTATACAAATGTGGACAATATCAACGGTATGCCCATGGATTTGAAGGTCCATGGATTCCAACTGAAGTAA
- the LOC131033075 gene encoding protein NRT1/ PTR FAMILY 5.2 isoform X3, with protein sequence MAFYGISSNLVNYLTSKLHEGTVTSARNVNNWSGAIWITPILGAYIADTHWGRYWTFTVFSFIYILGMVVLTLAVSLPSLRPPECAKNASLCEEASTLQVGVFYFGLYVLALGTGGTKPNISTIGADQFDEFEAKEKAQKVSFFNWWMFSVFFGSLFAQTFLIYIQEYVGFAVGYAVPTLGLIISVGIFLLGTPFYRHKLQKGNPFGRIAQVIVAAVRKWRVKVPADAGELYEWESKAYVAKGRFPISNTPFLRFLDKAATKNGSSTSSPWRLCTVTQVEETKLMIKLLPIWVAMFIPGTILAQVNTLFIKQGNTLKRNMGPHFEIPSGCLTAFVTMSMLVSIVIYDRVLVQLFRKFTGKPRGITILQRIGIGLVIEIILMVFAAITEKQRIGAVKAHGLEGNPKAVAPLTVFILLPQFILMGIRDAFLEVGKLEFFYDQSPESMQSIGTALFASAIGIGSFISSSLLTTVTDITGKNGHTSWVLDNLNASRLYYYYALLAVLSFLNTLFFLVVSWLYVYKRETSEAFGSSHEMNATQNVKQQQSYTNVDNINGMPMDLKVHGFQLK encoded by the exons ATGGCCTTTTATGGAATTTCCTCCAATTTAGTGAATTACTTAACCAGTAAGTTGCATGAGGGCACAGTGACTTCTGCAAGGAATGTAAACAATTGGAGTGGTGCCATTTGGATTACCCCTATACTTGGTGCATACATTGCAGACACCCACTGGGGACGCTACTGGACTTTTACAGTATTTTCCTTCATTTATATACTG GGAATGGTTGTTTTGACTTTGGCTGTCTCATTGCCATCTCTGAGACCACCAGAATGTGCTAAAAATGCAAGCTTGTGTGAAGAGGCCTCCACACTTCAGGTAGGAGTTTTTTATTTTGGACTGTATGTGCTTGCTTTGGGCACAGGCGGTACAAAACCCAATATTTCCACCATTGGGGCAGATCAATTTGATGAGTTTGAGGCCAAAGAGAAGGCTCAAAAGGTTTCTTTCTTCAATTGGTGGATGTTCAGTGTGTTTTTTGGATCACTGTTTGCACAAACTTTTCTGATTTACATCCAGGAATATGTTGGATTCGCTGTGGGATATGCAGTTCCTACTCTTGGTTTGATCATATCAGTGGGTATATTTTTATTGGGAACTCCATTTTACAGACATAAGCTTCAGAAAGGGAATCCGTTTGGTCGAATTGCTCAGGTAATTGTTGCAGCAGTTCGTAAATGGAGAGTGAAGGTACCTGCTGATGCAGGGGAGCTTTATGAATGGGAGTCTAAAGCGTATGTTGCCAAAGGAAGATTCCCCATTTCTAACACTCCATTCTTGAG ATTCCTGGACAAAGCAGCAACAAAGAATGGTTCTTCTACATCAAGTCCATGGAGGCTATGCACTGTGACTCAAGTAGAAGAAACCAAGCTCATGATAAAACTACTCCCAATATGGGTTGCCATGTTCATACCTGGCACCATACTAGCCCAAGTAAACACACTGTTCATAAAGCAGGGAAATACACTCAAGAGGAACATGGGTCCTCACTTTGAAATCCCCTCTGGCTGCCTCACAGCATTTGTCACCATGTCAATGCTGGTGTCTATTGTAATCTATGACAGAGTCCTTGTCCAGCTCTTCAGAAAATTTACAGGAAAACCCAGAGGCATAACTATCTTGCAAAGAATTGGAATTGGTCTAGTTATTGAAATAATACTTATGGTGTTTGCAGCAATAACAGAAAAACAAAGAATTGGGGCTGTGAAAGCACATGGGCTTGAAGGCAACCCAAAAGCAGTAGCACCCCTCACAGTCTTCATTTTACTTCCTCAATTTATACTTATGGGAATAAGAGATGCCTTCCTTGAAGTAGGTAAGTTGGAATTTTTCTATGATCAATCCCCTGAGAGTATGCAGAGCATTGGAACTGCACTATTTGCCAGCGCAATAGGCATTGGGAGTTTTATCAGTAGTTCTCTTCTGACTACGGTGACTGATATAACTGGCAAAAATGGCCACACAAGCTGGGTTTTAGACAATCTAAATGCATCTCGGCTTTACTATTATTATGCACTGTTGGCTGTTCTCAGTTTCTTGAACACGCTTTTCTTTCTGGTAGTTTCATGGCTGTATGTTTATAAGAGAGAAACCAGTGAAGCTTTTGGCAGTAGCCATGAGATGAATGCCACTCAAAATGTAAAGCAGCAGCAGAGTTATACAAATGTGGACAATATCAACGGTATGCCCATGGATTTGAAGGTCCATGGATTCCAACTGAAGTAA